One genomic region from Bufo bufo chromosome 3, aBufBuf1.1, whole genome shotgun sequence encodes:
- the ATP5PB gene encoding ATP synthase F(0) complex subunit B1, mitochondrial yields the protein MLSRASLVTVASLKKSAPVTAGVLNTCRSFHTGQPSLAPVPPLSEKPGKVRHGLFPEEFFQFLYPKTGVTGPYMFGTGLLVYLLSKEIYVINHETISMLSMGLVSVYAIKKFGHKVGEFADQLNAEKISKAEAVKESSIKDLESAIEAEKKEQWRVDGRQHLFDAKRNNVTMLLEINYRERLLAVYSEVKKRLDYQLALQNLLRRKEQDHMINWVENTVVQSITPQQQKESIAKCIADLKLLSKTAQATA from the exons ATGCTGTCTAGAGCCTCCCTGGTCACAG TTGCCAGCTTAAAAAAGTCGGCCCCCGTCACTGCTGG TGTCTTGAACACATGCCGTTCCTTCCACACTGGACAACCTTCCTTGGCTCCTGTACCTCCCCTTTCCGAGAAGCCAGGGAAAGTTCGCCATGGATTGTTTCCTGAAGAGTTCTTCCAGTTTCTTTATCCCAAAACAGGAGTCacag GCCCTTATATGTTTGGGACTGGTCTTCTTGTCTACCTCCTGTCTAAAGAAATATATGTCATAAACCATGAAACCATCTCAATGCTTTCTATGGGACTTGTCAGCGTCTATGCAATCAAGAAATTTGGTCATAAAGTGGGAGAATTCGCTGACCAACTTAATGCA GAGAAGATCAGTAAAGCTGAGGCTGTAAAGGAATCTTCAATCAAGGACCTGGAAAGTGCTATCGAGGCAGAAAAGAAGGAGCAGTGGAGAGTGGATGGCCGACAACATCTATTTGACGCCAAGCGG AACAATGTGACCATGCTTCTGGAAATCAACTACCGTGAAAGGCTACTTGCAGTCTATAGTGAAGTGAAGAAGCGTCTAGACTACCAATTGGCTCTGCAGAATCTCCTGCGCCGCAAGGAACAAGACCATATGATCAACTGGGTAGAAAACACTGTGGTCCAGAGCATAACTCCTCAGCAG CAAAAAGAAAGCATCGCCAAATGTATCGCAGACCTGAAGCTTCTATCCAAGACTGCACAAGCAACcgcttaa
- the WDR77 gene encoding methylosome protein 50, with translation MSKESPWGSPIRAPACMESQLGAVRYRRDGAMLLSASSLNSRTWEGSIWIFKDPTEAPNESLCTAGVQTETSIADVAWVLERGILVASDSGAVELWELLDKESLLVNKFTKYEHDDMVTTVSVFAGGTLAVSGSKDFSVQVWDLSQKTSLKSYKAHSNQVNCVSACPGKETIFLSCGEDNRVLLWDTRNPKPAKSINVCAPNVSPTYVTWHPDKDDMFACGDEIGNVYIVNVTNPESAQVVAAHSRSITGLAYSAHSSPLLASISEDCSVVVLDSDSSEIFKDQSHKDFVTGVAWSPSDLSSFTTVGWDHKVLHHSLPKEDKPDSPAETQD, from the exons ATGAGCAAAGAGAGTCCGTGGGGGAGCCCCATCAGGGCCCCGGCCTGTATGGAGAGCCAGCTGGGAGCGGTGCGGTACCGCAGAG ATGGTGCCATGCTCCTCTCCGCCTCTAGCCTGAATTCTCGCACTTGGGAAGGTTCCATCTGGATTTTCAAAGATCCTACAGAAGCTCCGAATGAGAGCCTGTGTACAGCCGGAGTACAGACAGAGACCAGCATTGCAGATGTAGCCTGGGTCCTGGAGAGAGGAATCCTCGTGGCTTCAGATTCCG GGGCTGtggaactgtgggagctgctggaTAAGGAATCTCTCCTTGTTAATAAATTCACCAAGTATGAGCATGATGACATGGTGACCACAGTCAGTGTGTTTGCTGGAGGGACGCTAGCTGTCAGTGGAAGCAAAGATTTCAG TGTGCAGGTCTGGGATCTCTCTCAAAAAACCTCACTGAAGTCTTATAAAG CGCATTCCAACCAAGTGAATTGTGTTTCTGCGTGCCCTGGCAAAGAAACGATTTTTCTCTCTTGTGGCGAG GACAATAGGGTGCTACTGTGGGACACAAGGAATCCTAAACCTGCCAAGAGCATTA ATGTCTGTGCCCCAAATGTTTCCCCTACTTACGTGACCTGGCACCCTGACAAAGACGACATGTTTGCTTGTG GTGATGAAATTGGAAATGTGTATATTGTAAATGTGACCAATCCAGAATCTGCTCAGGTAGTAGCGGCACATTCCAGGTCTATAACGGGGCTGGCCTATTCTGCCCACAG TTCTCCATTATTGGCATCCATCAGTGAAGATTGTTCCGTTGTGGTCCTGGACTCTGACTCTTCAGAAAT TTTCAAGGATCAGTCGCACAAAGATTTTGTGACAGGAGTGGCATGGTCTCCATCTGATCTCTCCAGCTTCACTACTGTTGGATGGGACCACAAGGTACTTCATCACAGCCTCCCTAAGGAAGACAAACCGGATTCACCGGCTGAGACACAAGACTAA